In Curtobacterium sp. TC1, the following proteins share a genomic window:
- a CDS encoding phosphodiesterase — translation MDSRTAEHPRPNHFLLHLSDTHLVSGDGDLYGGVDSAARLTEIVADIEASGTRPEAIVVTGDVADKGEPGAYARVREIVEPAARRIGAQVIWAMGNHDERGAFRQELFGLQPTDRPVDFVYDVNGLRVITLDTSVPGRHHGEVSPEQLDWLAEVLSEAAPHGTILAMHHPPVPSVQDLTVLVELRDQQALAEVVEGSDVLAIIAGHLHYSTSAVFAGIPVSVASATCYTQDLTEFQGGTRGRDGAQSFNLVHVYGRNVVHSVVPIGHYSTVGEPVSAVETEARLAAHGVTIPPAVEPAPVTSSIPVFTLDSVPVSPIHR, via the coding sequence ATGGACAGCCGGACGGCCGAACACCCCAGGCCGAACCACTTCCTCCTCCACCTCAGCGACACCCACCTCGTCTCCGGCGACGGTGATCTGTACGGCGGAGTCGACTCCGCCGCACGGCTCACCGAGATCGTCGCGGACATCGAAGCATCCGGAACCCGGCCAGAGGCCATCGTCGTCACGGGCGACGTGGCCGACAAGGGCGAACCGGGGGCCTACGCTCGCGTCCGCGAGATCGTCGAACCGGCTGCCCGCCGGATCGGCGCGCAGGTCATCTGGGCGATGGGCAACCACGACGAGCGCGGCGCCTTCCGCCAGGAGCTCTTCGGCCTCCAGCCCACCGACCGCCCGGTCGACTTCGTCTACGACGTCAACGGTCTCCGGGTCATCACCCTCGACACGAGCGTCCCCGGCCGCCACCACGGCGAGGTCTCCCCCGAGCAGCTCGACTGGCTCGCCGAGGTCCTCTCCGAGGCGGCTCCGCACGGCACCATCCTGGCGATGCACCACCCGCCCGTCCCGAGCGTGCAGGACCTGACCGTCCTCGTCGAGCTCCGCGACCAGCAGGCACTGGCCGAGGTCGTCGAGGGCAGTGACGTGCTGGCCATCATCGCCGGGCACCTGCACTACTCGACGAGTGCGGTCTTCGCCGGCATCCCCGTGTCGGTCGCCAGCGCCACCTGCTACACGCAGGACCTCACCGAGTTCCAGGGCGGCACCCGCGGGCGCGACGGCGCACAGTCGTTCAACCTGGTGCACGTCTACGGTCGCAACGTCGTGCACTCGGTCGTCCCGATCGGGCACTACTCCACGGTCGGCGAGCCCGTGTCGGCGGTCGAGACCGAGGCCCGCCTCGCAGCGCACGGAGTCACGATCCCGCCCGCGGTCGAACCGGCTCCCGTCACCTCGAGCATCCCCGTCTTCACGCTCGACTCGGTGCCGGTCTCCCCCATCCACCGGTAG
- a CDS encoding cytochrome b codes for MTSTPTTTAPSSTANKPAPERGSRIIGGVANYIDERTSISGLVKEVGRKIFPDHWSFMLGEVALYSFVVVLLSGTFLTFFFQASMAEVVYNGSYVPLKGVEMSTALQSTLDISFDIRGGLFVRQVHHWAALLFVASIMLHMARVFFTGAFRKPRELNWVFGFLLWVLAMGEGFTGYSLPDDLLSGNGLRIIVGMIEGVPVIGVWIAYLLFGGEFPGTDIVGRLYTLHILLLPAILVAVLGVHLVLVVINKHTQFAGPGKTNDNVVGVPILPAFAAKAGGFFFIVAGIIALIASMFTINPIWNYGPYDPSPVSAGTQPDWYIGFADGALRLVPPHWEVVWFGYTVSFNILAPIAVLVLLILAILLYPFLESWITGDKREHHILDRPRNAPTRTAIGAAGITLYASLWAAASSDIIATHFLVSIEHVIHVIQATTVLGPFVAFWITKRVCLALQKKDREIVLHGYESGRIVRLPHGEYIEVHEQLDEYERWKLLQFNEYKPLMIRPNAKGQITVVQKARASISRFFFEDRIEPVSKAELEAAHAAHHGPDLAGGHQAPQVGPGDH; via the coding sequence ATGACCAGCACCCCCACCACCACGGCACCGAGCAGCACGGCGAACAAGCCGGCTCCGGAGCGCGGATCCCGCATCATCGGCGGGGTCGCCAACTACATCGACGAGCGCACCAGCATCTCGGGGCTCGTCAAGGAAGTCGGCCGGAAGATCTTCCCGGACCACTGGAGCTTCATGCTCGGCGAGGTGGCGCTGTACAGCTTCGTCGTCGTCCTGCTCTCCGGCACGTTCCTGACGTTCTTCTTCCAGGCCTCCATGGCCGAGGTCGTCTACAACGGCTCGTACGTCCCGCTCAAGGGCGTCGAGATGTCGACGGCCCTGCAGTCCACGCTGGACATCTCGTTCGACATCCGCGGCGGGCTGTTCGTCCGCCAGGTCCACCACTGGGCAGCCCTGCTGTTCGTGGCGTCGATCATGCTGCACATGGCCCGCGTGTTCTTCACCGGTGCCTTCCGCAAGCCGCGTGAGCTCAACTGGGTCTTCGGCTTCCTGCTGTGGGTCCTCGCCATGGGTGAGGGCTTCACCGGCTACTCGCTCCCCGACGACCTGCTCTCCGGCAACGGGCTGCGGATCATCGTCGGCATGATCGAGGGTGTCCCGGTGATCGGCGTCTGGATCGCCTACCTGCTCTTCGGTGGCGAGTTCCCGGGGACCGACATCGTCGGCCGCCTCTACACGCTGCACATCCTGCTGCTGCCGGCGATCCTCGTCGCGGTGCTCGGTGTCCACCTCGTGCTCGTCGTCATCAACAAGCACACCCAGTTCGCCGGACCGGGCAAGACCAACGACAACGTCGTCGGTGTCCCGATCCTCCCGGCGTTCGCCGCCAAGGCCGGTGGGTTCTTCTTCATCGTCGCGGGCATCATCGCCCTCATCGCCTCGATGTTCACGATCAACCCGATCTGGAACTACGGCCCGTACGACCCCTCGCCGGTCTCCGCCGGTACCCAGCCCGACTGGTACATCGGCTTCGCCGACGGCGCACTGCGTCTGGTGCCGCCGCACTGGGAGGTCGTGTGGTTCGGCTACACGGTGTCGTTCAACATCCTGGCGCCGATCGCGGTCCTGGTGCTGCTCATCCTCGCGATCCTGCTGTACCCGTTCCTCGAGTCGTGGATCACCGGCGACAAGCGCGAGCACCACATCCTGGACCGCCCGCGCAACGCCCCGACCCGCACGGCGATCGGTGCCGCCGGCATCACGCTCTACGCCAGCCTCTGGGCTGCGGCGTCGTCGGACATCATCGCGACCCACTTCCTGGTGTCGATCGAACACGTGATCCACGTGATCCAGGCCACGACGGTCCTCGGCCCGTTCGTCGCCTTCTGGATCACGAAGCGCGTGTGCCTCGCACTCCAGAAGAAGGACCGTGAGATCGTCCTGCACGGCTACGAGTCCGGTCGCATCGTCCGACTCCCCCACGGTGAGTACATCGAGGTGCACGAGCAGCTCGACGAGTACGAGCGGTGGAAGCTCCTGCAGTTCAACGAGTACAAGCCGCTCATGATCCGCCCGAACGCCAAGGGGCAGATCACCGTGGTCCAGAAGGCCCGCGCGAGCATCTCCCGCTTCTTCTTCGAGGACCGCATCGAGCCGGTCTCGAAGGCCGAGCTCGAGGCAGCGCACGCCGCCCACCACGGCCCGGACCTCGCTGGAGGCCACCAGGCTCCGCAGGTCGGCCCCGGGGATCACTGA
- a CDS encoding ubiquinol-cytochrome c reductase iron-sulfur subunit, producing MAEHDDETLNSSSAVEKHGTTTSPGIAVLPADPFENPGEPPHRARRTDVDPKKQRLAERQVATFFYLSIVGSVLSIAAYVAFPIDSNNFGTVRTANLFLGLSIALALIALGLGAVYWSKSLVVDREITELRHGTRGTDATRAKAVEAFQLADKESGFSRRKLIRNSMIGALAAFPLPGIVLVRDLAPAEDPNELLRHTFWKQGLRLTKDPTGLPIKASDVTIGSVFHVIPDGMLDSEHMLEEKAKASVLLMRLDPKDLNPAKGHENWGYDGIVAYSKICTHVGCPVALYEQQTHHLLCPCHQSTFDVSNNCEVIFGPAARPLPQLPIAIDDDGYLVAQSDFHEPVGPSFWERER from the coding sequence ATGGCAGAGCACGACGACGAGACGCTGAACTCGTCCTCGGCTGTCGAGAAGCACGGCACGACCACCTCCCCCGGGATCGCGGTGCTGCCCGCCGACCCGTTCGAGAACCCGGGTGAGCCGCCGCACCGCGCGCGCCGCACCGACGTCGACCCGAAGAAGCAGCGTCTGGCCGAGCGCCAGGTCGCGACCTTCTTCTACCTCTCGATCGTCGGCAGCGTCCTCTCGATCGCGGCCTACGTCGCCTTCCCGATCGACTCGAACAACTTCGGGACGGTCCGCACCGCGAACCTCTTCCTCGGCCTGTCGATCGCCCTCGCACTCATCGCGCTGGGCCTCGGTGCGGTCTACTGGTCGAAGTCGCTCGTCGTCGACCGCGAGATCACCGAGCTCCGCCACGGCACCCGCGGCACCGACGCGACCCGCGCCAAGGCTGTCGAGGCCTTCCAGCTGGCCGACAAGGAGTCCGGCTTCAGCCGACGCAAGCTGATCCGCAACTCGATGATCGGCGCGCTGGCCGCGTTCCCGCTGCCGGGCATCGTCCTGGTCCGCGACCTCGCTCCGGCCGAGGACCCGAACGAGCTCCTCCGCCACACCTTCTGGAAGCAGGGCCTGCGCCTGACGAAGGACCCGACGGGTCTGCCGATCAAGGCCTCCGACGTGACCATCGGTTCGGTGTTCCATGTCATCCCGGACGGCATGCTCGACTCCGAGCACATGCTGGAAGAGAAGGCCAAGGCCTCCGTCCTCCTCATGCGTCTCGACCCGAAGGACCTCAACCCCGCCAAGGGCCACGAGAACTGGGGCTACGACGGCATCGTCGCGTACTCCAAGATCTGCACCCACGTCGGATGCCCGGTCGCGCTCTACGAGCAGCAGACGCACCACCTGCTGTGCCCGTGCCACCAGTCCACCTTCGATGTCTCGAACAACTGCGAGGTCATCTTCGGTCCGGCCGCACGCCCCCTCCCCCAACTTCCGATCGCGATCGACGACGACGGCTACCTGGTTGCCCAGAGCGACTTCCACGAGCCGGTCGGACCGTCCTTCTGGGAGCGTGAACGCTGA
- a CDS encoding cytochrome c, whose translation MFNRTKSKKGRRSPMATVSLIVVGLMTTGGAYALFSSTANADDSTTTVAATSQSKVNEGQKLFASNCATCHGLSAQGTSEGPSLIGVGAASVDFQVGTGRMPMAAQGPQAEEKPAQFTDEQVDALAEYVASLGPGPAVPSTELTNGEDGDAAEGAELFRINCAMCHNVAGAGGALTEGKYAPNLSTVSGKHIYEAMQTGPQNMPVFNDLNLTPEQKADIITYLKYVQDNKSPGGFALGSLGPVAEGLFIWIFGLGAVVAMTVWLTAKSN comes from the coding sequence ATGTTCAACAGAACCAAGTCCAAGAAGGGCCGCCGCTCTCCGATGGCGACCGTCTCGCTCATCGTCGTGGGTCTCATGACCACCGGCGGTGCGTACGCGCTGTTCAGCTCCACGGCGAACGCGGACGACAGCACGACCACCGTCGCAGCGACCAGCCAGTCGAAGGTGAACGAGGGCCAGAAGCTCTTCGCCTCGAACTGCGCGACCTGCCACGGCCTCTCCGCCCAGGGCACGAGCGAGGGTCCGTCCCTCATCGGTGTCGGCGCCGCCTCGGTCGACTTCCAGGTCGGCACCGGCCGCATGCCGATGGCCGCCCAGGGCCCGCAGGCTGAAGAGAAGCCCGCGCAGTTCACGGACGAGCAGGTCGACGCCCTCGCCGAGTACGTCGCCTCGCTGGGCCCCGGCCCGGCCGTCCCCTCGACCGAGCTCACCAACGGTGAGGACGGCGACGCGGCCGAGGGTGCAGAGCTCTTCCGCATCAACTGCGCCATGTGCCACAACGTGGCCGGCGCCGGCGGCGCTCTGACCGAGGGCAAGTACGCCCCGAACCTGTCGACGGTCTCCGGCAAGCACATCTACGAGGCCATGCAGACCGGCCCGCAGAACATGCCGGTCTTCAACGACCTCAACCTCACGCCGGAGCAGAAGGCCGACATCATCACGTACCTCAAGTACGTGCAGGACAACAAGTCGCCCGGCGGGTTCGCACTCGGCTCCCTGGGCCCGGTGGCCGAGGGTCTGTTCATCTGGATCTTCGGACTCGGCGCGGTCGTTGCGATGACCGTCTGGCTGACCGCGAAGTCCAACTGA
- a CDS encoding heme-copper oxidase subunit III: MEDVTSTSLSRSASGPALNRPNAVAVGTIVWLGSEVMFFAGLFAIYFTLRSTSPELWAAETSKLEVPFASVNTIILVLSSFACQFAVFAAERFQVHRTSWNPRHWGMTEWFFVTYAMGAIFVCGQIFEYANLWHEGVTLSSSAYGSAFYMTTGFHGLHVTGGLIAFLLTLGRGFAAKNFGHKEATTAIVVSYYWHFVDVVWIFLFAVIYLLK; this comes from the coding sequence ATGGAGGACGTGACTAGCACCTCTCTCTCCCGATCCGCCAGCGGTCCGGCCCTGAACAGGCCGAACGCCGTTGCCGTGGGGACGATCGTGTGGCTGGGCAGCGAGGTCATGTTCTTCGCCGGCCTGTTCGCGATCTACTTCACGCTGCGCAGCACGTCCCCCGAGCTCTGGGCGGCCGAAACCTCCAAGCTCGAGGTGCCGTTCGCCTCGGTGAACACGATCATCCTGGTGCTGTCCAGCTTCGCGTGCCAGTTCGCGGTGTTCGCAGCGGAGCGCTTCCAGGTGCACCGCACGAGCTGGAACCCGCGCCACTGGGGTATGACGGAGTGGTTCTTCGTCACCTACGCGATGGGCGCGATCTTCGTCTGCGGCCAGATCTTCGAGTACGCCAACCTCTGGCACGAGGGCGTCACGCTCTCCTCGAGCGCCTACGGATCGGCCTTCTACATGACGACCGGGTTCCACGGCCTCCACGTCACGGGTGGCCTCATCGCCTTCCTGCTGACGCTCGGCCGCGGCTTCGCCGCGAAGAACTTCGGTCACAAGGAAGCGACCACCGCCATCGTCGTGTCGTACTACTGGCACTTCGTCGACGTCGTGTGGATCTTCCTCTTCGCCGTCATCTACCTTCTCAAGTAG
- the trpD gene encoding anthranilate phosphoribosyltransferase translates to MPEALSWPAVISALMAREDLTIRQSTWAMEEIVHGRATQAQIAAFAVTLRAKGETVDEVVGFRDAILDAAVPLDVDPMALDIVGTGGDVVGTVNVSTMAAIVIAAAGVPVVKHGNKASSSKSGSSDVLAALGLDLTMDAARVADTFRRVGLTFAFANAFHPGFAHAGPVRREIGVPTVFNFLGPLVNPARCEANAVGVAQLELVPIITGVFQTRGATALVFRGDDGLDELTTTGHSHIWEVTGGRITEHDLDPRDLGIARARTEDLLGGDPEHNAGVVHRVLAGETGPVRDIVLLNAAAGLVSFRLAQDPAQSDRPILQRFREQLAVAAEAIDSGAGARKLADWVGEGPAA, encoded by the coding sequence ATGCCTGAAGCACTCTCTTGGCCCGCAGTGATCAGCGCGCTCATGGCGCGCGAGGACCTGACGATCAGGCAATCCACATGGGCCATGGAGGAGATCGTGCACGGGCGCGCCACTCAAGCGCAGATCGCGGCGTTCGCCGTGACCCTCCGAGCCAAGGGCGAGACCGTCGACGAGGTCGTCGGGTTCCGCGACGCGATCCTCGACGCCGCGGTTCCGCTGGACGTCGACCCGATGGCCCTCGACATCGTCGGCACCGGCGGTGACGTCGTCGGTACCGTGAACGTGTCGACGATGGCCGCGATCGTCATCGCCGCCGCCGGGGTGCCGGTCGTCAAGCACGGCAACAAGGCCAGCTCCTCGAAGTCCGGGTCGAGCGACGTACTCGCCGCACTCGGCCTCGATCTCACGATGGACGCCGCGCGTGTCGCGGACACCTTCCGGCGTGTCGGGCTGACCTTCGCGTTCGCCAACGCGTTCCACCCCGGCTTCGCCCACGCCGGGCCGGTCCGGCGCGAGATCGGCGTGCCGACGGTCTTCAACTTCCTCGGACCGCTCGTCAACCCCGCACGGTGCGAGGCCAACGCCGTCGGAGTGGCCCAGCTCGAGCTCGTGCCGATCATCACGGGCGTGTTCCAGACCCGCGGCGCGACCGCCCTGGTGTTCCGCGGTGACGACGGTCTCGACGAGCTCACGACCACCGGGCACAGCCACATCTGGGAGGTCACCGGCGGGCGCATCACCGAGCACGACCTCGACCCGCGTGACCTCGGCATCGCCCGTGCCCGCACGGAAGACCTGCTCGGTGGCGACCCGGAGCACAACGCCGGCGTCGTGCACCGCGTCCTGGCGGGGGAGACCGGCCCGGTCCGCGACATCGTGCTCCTGAACGCCGCTGCCGGCCTGGTGTCCTTCCGGCTCGCGCAGGACCCGGCCCAGTCCGACCGCCCGATCCTGCAGCGGTTCCGGGAGCAGCTCGCGGTCGCCGCCGAGGCGATCGACTCGGGCGCCGGCGCCCGCAAGCTGGCTGATTGGGTCGGCGAAGGTCCCGCCGCGTAG
- the glpK gene encoding glycerol kinase GlpK, whose product MADYIVAIDQGTTSTRAIVFDHSGSIISTGQKEHEQIFPRAGWVEHDPAEIWDNTREVIGQALSRADITRHDVAAVGITNQRETAVVWDKTTGKPIYNAIVWQDTRTQSIVDKLAEGDTDRYKAIVGLPLATYFAGTKIMWILENVEGAREKAEAGDLLFGTTDTWVLWNLTGGVDGGVHKTDVTNASRTLFMDLETLQWRDDILADFGVPKSMLPEIVSSSEVYGHVESSNLLREVPIAGILGDQQAATFGQAAFDQGESKNTYGTGNFLIFNTGTEIVRSENGLLTTVGYKLGNQETHYALEGSIAVTGSLIQWLRDNLGLIGSAPEVEALAKTVEDNGGVYFVPAFSGLFAPYWRPDARGAIVGLTRYVNKGHIARAALEATALQTREVLDAVNADSGVDLTELKVDGGMTANNELMQFQADILNVPVVRPVVAETTALGAAYAAGLAVGFWANLDELRANWQEDKRWEPQLDAAERERTLRLWKKAVTKTFDWVDEDVQ is encoded by the coding sequence ATGGCCGACTACATCGTCGCCATCGACCAGGGCACGACCTCCACCCGAGCGATCGTCTTCGATCACTCCGGCTCGATCATCTCGACCGGGCAGAAGGAACACGAGCAGATCTTCCCGCGCGCCGGGTGGGTCGAGCACGACCCCGCCGAGATCTGGGACAACACCCGCGAGGTGATCGGTCAGGCACTGTCGCGTGCCGACATCACGCGTCACGACGTCGCCGCCGTGGGCATCACGAACCAGCGCGAGACCGCCGTCGTCTGGGACAAGACCACCGGCAAGCCGATCTACAACGCGATCGTCTGGCAGGACACCCGCACGCAGTCGATCGTCGACAAGCTCGCCGAGGGGGACACCGACCGCTACAAGGCGATCGTCGGCCTCCCGCTCGCGACGTACTTCGCCGGCACCAAGATCATGTGGATCCTCGAGAACGTCGAGGGTGCGCGTGAGAAGGCCGAGGCCGGGGACCTGCTCTTCGGCACCACCGACACCTGGGTCCTCTGGAACCTGACCGGTGGCGTCGACGGCGGCGTCCACAAGACCGACGTCACGAACGCGTCCCGCACGCTGTTCATGGACCTCGAGACGCTCCAGTGGCGCGACGACATCCTCGCCGACTTCGGTGTGCCGAAGTCGATGCTCCCGGAGATCGTCAGCTCCTCCGAGGTCTACGGCCACGTCGAGTCGTCGAACCTGCTCCGCGAGGTCCCGATCGCGGGCATCCTCGGCGACCAGCAGGCCGCGACCTTCGGCCAGGCGGCGTTCGACCAGGGCGAGTCGAAGAACACCTACGGCACCGGCAACTTCCTCATCTTCAACACCGGTACCGAGATCGTCCGCTCCGAGAACGGCCTGCTCACCACCGTCGGCTACAAGCTCGGCAACCAGGAGACGCACTACGCGCTCGAGGGCTCGATCGCGGTCACGGGCTCGCTGATCCAGTGGCTCCGTGACAACCTCGGTCTCATCGGCAGTGCCCCGGAGGTCGAGGCGCTGGCCAAGACCGTCGAGGACAACGGCGGCGTGTACTTCGTGCCGGCCTTCTCCGGGCTGTTCGCGCCGTACTGGCGTCCGGATGCCCGCGGTGCCATCGTCGGCCTGACCCGCTACGTCAACAAGGGGCACATCGCACGTGCGGCGCTCGAGGCGACGGCGCTGCAGACCCGCGAGGTCCTCGACGCCGTCAACGCCGACTCGGGCGTGGACCTGACGGAGCTCAAGGTGGACGGCGGCATGACCGCCAACAACGAGCTCATGCAGTTCCAGGCCGACATCCTCAACGTGCCGGTGGTGCGTCCGGTCGTCGCCGAGACGACGGCGCTCGGCGCGGCCTACGCGGCCGGTCTCGCGGTCGGCTTCTGGGCCAACCTCGACGAGCTCCGTGCCAACTGGCAGGAGGACAAGCGCTGGGAGCCGCAGCTCGACGCCGCGGAGCGCGAGCGCACGCTCCGCCTCTGGAAGAAGGCCGTCACGAAGACCTTCGACTGGGTCGACGAGGACGTCCAGTAA
- a CDS encoding MIP/aquaporin family protein, translating into MDDIGVKFLSELVGTAMLIILGGGVVAAVSLTKSKGFGAGFLMVTIGWGFAVFAGVTVSYKSGGQLNPAVSLAQAILGNITVGAMLLFWLAQLIGAVIGAVIVWLAYKQHFDEEPDAAAKLGVFSTGPAIRSYGWNLVTEIIGTFVLVFVVIAFTNGQTPSELGAIPVAFLVIAIGVSLGGPTGYAINPARDLGPRIAHALLPIKGKGSSDWAYAWVPVVGPLLGGAIAAGLSYALLPVVS; encoded by the coding sequence ATGGACGACATCGGCGTCAAGTTCCTGTCCGAGCTCGTCGGCACGGCGATGCTCATCATCCTGGGTGGCGGTGTCGTCGCCGCCGTCTCCCTCACGAAGTCGAAGGGCTTCGGGGCCGGCTTCCTCATGGTCACGATCGGCTGGGGCTTCGCGGTCTTCGCCGGCGTCACCGTGTCCTACAAGTCGGGCGGCCAGCTCAACCCGGCCGTCAGCCTCGCACAGGCCATCCTCGGCAACATCACCGTCGGCGCGATGCTGCTGTTCTGGCTCGCCCAGCTCATCGGCGCGGTCATCGGTGCCGTGATCGTCTGGCTCGCCTACAAGCAGCACTTCGACGAGGAGCCCGACGCGGCCGCCAAGCTCGGCGTCTTCTCCACCGGCCCCGCGATCCGTTCGTACGGCTGGAACCTCGTGACCGAGATCATCGGCACATTCGTGCTGGTGTTCGTCGTCATCGCCTTCACCAACGGCCAGACCCCGTCGGAGCTCGGCGCGATCCCCGTCGCCTTCCTCGTGATCGCGATCGGTGTCAGCCTCGGTGGCCCGACCGGCTACGCCATCAACCCCGCCCGTGACCTCGGCCCGCGCATCGCGCACGCCCTCCTTCCCATCAAGGGCAAGGGCTCGAGTGACTGGGCCTACGCCTGGGTGCCCGTCGTCGGACCGCTGCTCGGTGGCGCCATCGCCGCCGGCCTGTCCTACGCGCTGCTGCCCGTCGTCAGCTGA